The sequence CAAGTTCCTTGGATTTCCCATTCCCACGCTCTGTTACATGGAGGGCCTCTCGCCCTACGGCGCGTGCCGCCTTTGCGTGGTGGAGATCGGCGAAGGTGCCCAGGCGAAGTTGGTCACCTCCTGCACCTATCCGGCGCAGGAAGGGCTTAAGGTGCGCACAGCCTCTTCGCGCGTGGTGCGCGCGCGCAAGATGATCCTCGAGCTGCTGCTCGCATCCTGTCCGCAGTCAAAGGTGATCCAAGACCTGGCCTCCAAATATGAGGTGCGGCAGCAGCGCTTCAAACAGGAGTATGAAGACTGCATTCTCTGCGGGCTATGCGTGCGCATGTGTGCCGAGCAGATGGCAGGCAAGGCCATCGGTTTTCGCGGGCGCGGCCAACGGCGCAGCATTGGCACACCTTTCGACATCCGTTCCGAGGAGTGTCGGCTATGCGGGGGATGCATCTACGTCTGTCCGGCATGTCAGCTCCGTTGTACGTACGCCGAGCCGGAGAAGGCTATTTGCGGTGGGTGCGCCAACCTCAGCCCACCGTGCGTGGAGAAGGAGCAGTTCGATGACATGATGTGCTACATGGACCCCTGTGTGGCATGCGAGATCGTCAAGTAGACCAGCAGCGAGCGCGAAGCGTCAAAAACAGGAGTAGCAGGTATGGCAAACACTCTTTCCCGGATAAACTCGTCGGCGGCAACGCTGACGAAGAACCGCACCGAAGGCTCCATCACTCCCTCGTCGGGGATGTGCGTCACCTGCGTGGACGGCTGCATTGGCATGTGCGAAATCGGCAAGTCGGCCTACCGAGGGCATGAGGTCATCTATCCCCAGCCGTTCGGGGTCATCACCACTGCCGCCGAAAAGACCTATCCAGTGGACTATGGGCATTTCAACATCATGGGTACGGCGGTTGGGGCACACGGCATCGAGGCCGATAGCGACAAGGCGATCTTCCCCAACGTCGACTTGGAGGTGAGAATTGGCCATGACCAGGGGATCAAGTTCCGCTATCCGTGGATAATACCCGGCATTGGCTCCACCAACGTGGCAAAGAACAACTGGGAAGGGCTGGCCATCGGTTCGGCGCTGGCAGGCACTGGCCTCACCATCGGGGAGAATGTGGTGGGAATGGACATGGAGGCCACCTTCAAGAACGGGCGCGTCGTGGACACCGTCGACTTGAAACGCCGGGTGGAGCTCTACAGAGAGTTCCAGCGGGATGGCTACGGGGCGATTATTGTCCAGGCCAATGTGGAAGATACCCGCCTTGGCGTACATGAGTACGCGGTGGAAAAACTTGGCGTCCAGTGTGTGGAGATGAAGTGGGGACAAGGGGCTAAGGATATTGGCGGAGAGGTTAAGATACGTGAGCTGAAGAAGGCCCAGACATTGCGCGATCGCGGCTATGTGGTGCTGCCCGACCCGCATGATCCGGACGTTATTCGGGCTTTCGAGCGGGGCGCCTTCAAGGAGTTCGAGCGCCACTCCCGCGTGGGCATGGTGGACGAGGAGGCATTTGCGCAAAGGGTTGAGGAGCTGCGCAAGGCCGGAGCCAAGTATATCTTCCTCAAAACCGGGGCCTACCGCCCGGCTGACCTGGCGCGCGCCATTGCCTACTCGTCAAAATACAAGATCGACCTCCTCACGGTGGACGCTGCGGGTGGTGGCACGGGCATGAGTCCCTGGCGGATGATGAACGAGTGGGGTGTGCCGCCGGTGGAGTTGCACTCGCTCCTCTACTTCTACGCCAAGCGTCTGGCCGAAGAGGGCAGGTATGTGCCGGCACTGGCAGTCGCCGGCGGGTTTACTTTCGAAGATCAGATCTTCAAAGCGCTGGCCCTGGGCGCGCCGTACTTCAAGCTGGTGGGGATGGCGCGTGCCCCCATTGCCGCGGCAATGGTGGGCAAGACCATAGGGCGGGCTATCGAGGACGGACAACTGCCGGTGTATGTGGAGCGGTTCGGCACGACCATCGATGAGATTTTTGTCACCGCCAGTTCTTTGCGGAAGGAGCTGGGCAAGGAGACATTCGAAAAGGTGCCCACTGGCGCGCTGGGTCTTTACACCTACTACGAACGCCTGGCCCAAGGGCTGCGGCAACTGATGTGCGGCAGTCGCAAGTTCACGCTGGCGCATATCAGTCGCGACGACATCGCCGCCCTCACACCCGAGGCAGCGCGCATCAGCGGCATCACCTACATCACCGACGTGGACAAAGAGGAAGTCGAGAAGATCTTGGCTAGCTGACGTCCCCTAATCGTTAGCGGAGGAGGGCCGGTGGAGCGCCTGCGGCGCGGCATCGGCCCTTTCTCTTTTGTCGTCGCCGGGGAGTCTCTTTCGGTCAGAGGTTGCACTTGTTGATAATCCGGGTCGGCACGCGGACCCCGCCTCCGCGCGGCGCACTCCGACAAAGAGGTTGACTTTTTGCGCCAGTCGGCGTATATTTGCCACGGCAAAATGTAACCCAAGTCGTGAGATGGACTATGCGGGAGGCGATGCATGAAGCCTGAGG comes from candidate division KSB1 bacterium and encodes:
- a CDS encoding FMN-binding glutamate synthase family protein translates to MANTLSRINSSAATLTKNRTEGSITPSSGMCVTCVDGCIGMCEIGKSAYRGHEVIYPQPFGVITTAAEKTYPVDYGHFNIMGTAVGAHGIEADSDKAIFPNVDLEVRIGHDQGIKFRYPWIIPGIGSTNVAKNNWEGLAIGSALAGTGLTIGENVVGMDMEATFKNGRVVDTVDLKRRVELYREFQRDGYGAIIVQANVEDTRLGVHEYAVEKLGVQCVEMKWGQGAKDIGGEVKIRELKKAQTLRDRGYVVLPDPHDPDVIRAFERGAFKEFERHSRVGMVDEEAFAQRVEELRKAGAKYIFLKTGAYRPADLARAIAYSSKYKIDLLTVDAAGGGTGMSPWRMMNEWGVPPVELHSLLYFYAKRLAEEGRYVPALAVAGGFTFEDQIFKALALGAPYFKLVGMARAPIAAAMVGKTIGRAIEDGQLPVYVERFGTTIDEIFVTASSLRKELGKETFEKVPTGALGLYTYYERLAQGLRQLMCGSRKFTLAHISRDDIAALTPEAARISGITYITDVDKEEVEKILAS
- a CDS encoding 2Fe-2S iron-sulfur cluster-binding protein: MINLTINGLPVQVEEGTTLLEAAKFLGFPIPTLCYMEGLSPYGACRLCVVEIGEGAQAKLVTSCTYPAQEGLKVRTASSRVVRARKMILELLLASCPQSKVIQDLASKYEVRQQRFKQEYEDCILCGLCVRMCAEQMAGKAIGFRGRGQRRSIGTPFDIRSEECRLCGGCIYVCPACQLRCTYAEPEKAICGGCANLSPPCVEKEQFDDMMCYMDPCVACEIVK